A window of Chanodichthys erythropterus isolate Z2021 chromosome 16, ASM2448905v1, whole genome shotgun sequence genomic DNA:
attttaattgtcCCAACATATAAGAGCAGCTCTACCTGACCTGCTTTACTACATTTTGAGTCCGGTAGACAGCCAGACGCGCCTCCACTTGAAACTTGAACACCATCATTTCATACACCCTCTTACAAGCAAGCCCCAGTTTGACACTGGCAGCATgcatacaaaaagaaaaaaaaaaaaaagaaaaaggacaGGCACAATAAACATCTCTagttttcttgaaaaaaaaaatcaaatatataGCATATTCCTATCTGTGACAAGCATTAACTTAGAGCAGATGAAAAATGGCAAACGTgatgaacaaaaacaacaacaaaaacaaatgaaaaccaCAATAACAAAAAAGACGACCTCAGAGATGTTTCTCTGATATCACAGCCTTCAGCAAACCTCAAAAGTCCAGAAATCCCAGAAGACATTGCCACTGGCACTGGTAAGTGAGAAAGTGCGAAGAAtaagtatctgtgtgtgtgcaaaCACGTATATGCTGAATATAATTGGATAGTAACAGCCATCAACGGCGGTATACCCCGAACGCAACAAAACTAAAGAAGATGGTGATGCCCACGAGTGAGGCGGTGGCAGGTGCAGTGAAGAACTGCCGATACTGGATCTGGAAGTACCAGAGCACAGACAGCATGAGCACGAACAGAGGCACCATGAGGCTCCCTACGTTGAGCGCCACGTGCACCTGGTCAGCAGCCCGTGCCCCGGCAGGCATGGCCCGTGTGGCGTGCTGCGAGATGTGGCAGTGCAGAACACTGTTGTCAGCCAGGTTGAGAGAGGCCAGCGTCTGGGCATCGTCCTGAAGGAGCTGGCCCTGGTAAATCAGACGTACCTGGTGCTCCTGTCCAGCAAAGTAAGTCCTGAAAATGcaatcaaacaaaaacaagtttatatacacaaaaaacaaacacctACACATACTGGTCTGATCACAAAAATGCTGCTTGACTTGTTTAAGCATATGAATAATTATTGAATAACTACACACAGAAAAAAAGTCTTCCTTCAGTTTTCTGACCAAAGACTTGAGGGTTTAAGCAGACCGCCTTGCAATACTGTATGAAGGCGAAAAAAAGGTCAGAAAAATAGACTACACATAAGAATAATCAATATAATTATACCATATAAAGAGTGTAAATTAAAAGTGGaccctattaaaaaaaaagtaaaaatgactTTCAAGTACAGGTACATTGCAAAAGCATATAGAACTGGGATAATACTATATGTACAATTCAAAAACCCTTGTTATTAGTGACACCAGTGGCCGTTAAGGAaactgcagccagcaacttaaaggattagttcacttcagaattacaaTTTCCTGACAATTTACTCACCGCCATGcaaagatgtttatgtctttctttcttccgtcaaaaagaaattaaggtttttgatgaaaacattccaggatttttctccatagtcaacttcaacgggttgaaggtccaaattgcagtttcaatgcagcttcaaagtgctctacacgatcccagacgagggataagggtcttatctagcgaaatgattggtaattttcttaaataaaaatgtatatactttttaaccacaaacgttcatcttgcactgctctgtgatgcaccATGCTCCATCTCCATCTCCATCCTCCATCTCCATCCTCCATCTCATTTtttcctccaacttcaaaatcgtccaacatcattgttttacctttttttttgtaaaggccgtttgacttcaTCTTTGCACATTTGCTTTGTAAAACCTtgctcggtacttccgcctacgacCTTTTCaatgtgattatgtaatgcgtggcgcatcgcagagttagtgcaagatgagcatttgtggttaaaaagtagggctgcacgattaatcgcatgctattctcacgcgcatttcgtcagtaaagccggttccctgattaccgctaaatcgccatcacctgctttcaaatgaagcggcatttaatagacagagccgtagatcactgaaaagccacgcaatatcgcgttcattatcgcaggcgattcatctgcgatatgaacgcgatattgcgtggcttttcagtgatctacggctctgtctattaaatgccgcttcatttgaaagcaggtgatggcgatttagcggtaatcagggaaccggctttactgacgaaatgcgcgtgagaatagcatgcgattaatcgtgcagccctattaaaaagtatatacatttttattttttttaggaaatGACCAaacatttcactagataagacccttattcctcggctgggatcatgtagagccctttgaagctgcgctgaaactgcaatttggaccttcaacccattggtagccattgaagtccattatatggagaaaaattctggtatgtttttctcaaaaaccataacttcttttcaactgaagaaagaaactcttgggggtgagtaaattatcaggaaattttaattctgaagtgaactaatcctttaatgctcATGCTCGCACTCATGTACACGTAATATACAAGTGCATTAGTTTCATGTATCACATAACACAAGAGAGGCCCTCGGGAGCATGCATAAACATCATATCCTTTTGATTTTCCCGGCAGAAATGTCCCAAGTCCTTCACATAAAAATTAGTCTATAGCCTTTCATAGACAACCTAGGAAGTCAGGGAAGGTCTTGTTTAAGTTTCTTTCCAAACTGTTTGCACATTGGCAATAAAAGtgattaatacatgaaaaatTCTTACATATGATATACCCCCTTTATGTATGGTGTATTATggtgtaatgctatttcatgcattctgacttatttacactgttaaaagaGTTGCAtcctcatgctaaacatggccaaagtttcaaaacacaagttggccgtatgacagagtatttctgtgccaaatccaCTGCTTCTGGTTTCGGTACAGGATTCATAGAGTTTTTTTCGAGTGTGTCTTGTATGACGTCAAAATAGAGTGGAATTCCATATAtaggcacttctccctgataagtgtgcacacacacacacacattacccAGAGCAAGAGCACACCCATCAACTTGCTTCGTTCGGGATATGGAagccgagagatttttcaacaatggctgtgtctcaattcaggggctgcaccctttgaaggctgcatacatcagaggcagtctcatttaagaaaaataaccattagattgcaacgtaagaaagaaattgcagtattttacacctcgaAATGAATATCAGTCTTTCTTATATATGACATTCTTGATGAAGTGTTCAGCATTCAAATGCGAATTGttcactttttatttataatgatgtcgcaGCTAGCATGCGATCTCTAGGCAGAAGCTGCACGCGCTCatgactctttagctccgcccacggcACTAAAgcgtatctatcttttataaatatgacaaaatcaAAGACTTTATGGATATATGAAGGATGCAATGTTACTCTATATGTACTCAAGATTAGCAGAAACTGTGtgaccccccccccctttaAATAAAAGGGGTTCTAATATTTCAAGAGAATATAAGAGCTGCTCTTtcattctgattttattttagctCTGATATCCAAGCAGATACCATATCAAAGTTCAAATCACAATGTCAAAATAGTCACTATGATTTTTTGGTCAAATTGTGTAGCTCCAGACAAACAAAAGGCAAATAATCATAATGACAAAAGGTCTCACAGCCTTCAgaaatccttaaaaaaaaaaaaaaaaaaaaagttcagaaaAACCTTTCAAGTCCACACCATGCAAAAATGCAGGCGCAAATTAAATTGTCATCTAAAAATGCTGTGCTGATGCatttaaactattttaataGAACATTCTTAGGTAGTTTGGAATAACTGAAGcattcaaaaaaagaaaactgaattAAATACCGTTTTAAATACTATCATTTGCAGAAAATGCAGGTATTTTGTAAAGCTGCTCAGCAATGTTTAAATTCTATTCAAAATGTCTTCCCAATGAATAACTTTCCAAAACTGAAACTCTCCAATCTGACCTCTCGAAAGGGTGCATTCACCTACTGCAAACATGATGTGAACTCCCACACACTCAATGCCTCCTGTTTCCAGTAGACACAGAAGAACCCTTCTGCCTGATTTTAATAGAATGGTTACTGCTTGTAAGAATGGATAATTGTGTCTCATGAGGCTCAAGGAGATCTCTTTTTTTGGTTCACTCTTCTGACTGAAAGCATGGTGCTACACACTGCATAGGAAAGAGAAGTAGTGTTGGAACAAAAGGTCTCTGGCCGGTAACTGTGTGTGGGCTGTTGTTGCAGACATTTTCTTGGCATTAACTTTCTTATTGACTGACAGAAATGTATATGTTGCCTGGTGACAATTAACAGGTAGCCAAGGATACAACCTATGCAGAAAAATCAAATATGCACCAAAAAATGCTTTCTTAAATGTTGGCAATTTGTTTTACAAACAcgttttgttatactggttgaaactctcttcacatcctgataggaTAATAGAAGTgatctaaatattaaaacatgttacatatctcttctgtggaagtctcaggaccaaaaagTGTTTGGTCCATAcaatgtcctacctgcctgtcaacataAGTATTTCCATATCTTCGCACACACGTCATCAGTGCATTCCGTAAGGCTATGCAGAGTTGTAGCAAGACAGTCACTGAGAGCCAAAAACAATAGTTTTTTATAGTTtcttatagttttttttttttgtatagttttatagttcctcctgaaccaaaacaacgaGCTTATGCTGGGTTCACGCCATGTCGTAACCTTAATTTCGAGATGGCAGGTAATGTGTCTCGATCGCCcccaggtggctggatgcagtaaaACCCCACCCTCTCCAAGTAATGTAATAGGATGTGACCAactaaataatcaaattacatgtcaaacctttttttttttaaaggctgCACAAttattaatcgcgattaatagTGTGCAAAATAAGTGTCTTTGTTTacgtaatatgtgtgtgtgtgtgtgtgtgtgtgtgtgtgtgtgtgtgtgtgtgtgtgtgtgtgtgtgtgtgtgtgtgtgtgtgtgtgtgtgtgtgtgtgtgtgtgtgtgtgtgtgtgtgtgtgtgtatatatatataaatatatatatttatatatatatatatatatatatatatataaagaaaaaaatatatatatataatataaattgtatataaataaatatatttatttatacatgcatatatttcttaaagatacacatgtatgtgtgtatttatatatacataattatgcacataacacacatatattacgtaaacagacTTATTTTGCAcacgattaattgcaattaataattgtgcagccctagtttgTCATTTTAGGCAGTTATTATCACGCTGATGTTAGATAAGTTTTAATTAAGTTtgtttttagttagttatttgatgctataaaaatgtgGGTTTtgacgtcatgattgacagctgagattGGCAGCTTCTCTGAGTGAAGTAGTCACTGAAGCACCAACTGACTTTTTTCTGGATCTCTGGGAGGAGATTGGATCTTTAACTTTAATGTCTACATTCCcagaactgtttatttcacaccaaTATAATGACCTTGGTATCACGGCTCCACTTCGCGCTCACTACTGCGCAGAATTGGGCTCCAAGTTCACTATGCGCAGATTCGAGACTCAAGATGACGGTGTCATATTGGCACACTGGCAGCTTCAGAGAGTGAAGGTGCGTCGtcaatctttttttacagtctatgcctggtcaacactatcaacgccgaaattaatctgcagcaatCAGGTGGTACAACTAGAGcttgtttatgttcattattattgtatttttatgtagtttgaaacatgaggtaatttaatgTCATCTCGGCTTGTGGTGCGTCGCACACTCTGCTGTGTGCGGTGTGTATTTTGAAGGAGGCATGGCTTTGGAGAccgctctgaagggagggtgggatctcatGCTTTAAAAGCtaacttgctattgctagcctctccgcAATTGCCTACCCTACTTTTAAGGTTATTATACATCTACAATGTTGTACGTGTGAAAACAGAAGACAAACAGAAGCAGGGTTGCGCAACATTTAGAACTGAATTAAGAACACCTGTTAAAATCCAACTgaatttttgaatttgaattgaggTACCAAGCAGGACACAGAACTGCAATTTGAATTTAAAGAGATGATCCACCCCAAATTCAAAACTCTGTCATCAcctgctcaccctcatgttgttccaaatctatatgcgtttcttttttctgtggaagatattttaaagaatgttagtAGCTAAACAGtttcattgacttccattgggCAAAAAACACAATGGAAGTTAATGGGTACTGAAACTGTTCGGTTATCAACATTCTTCCAagcatcttcttttgtgttcagcagtcagcaaaagaaagaaatgcatacaggttttgaaaaacatgagagagagagagagagagagagagagagagagagagagagagagagagagagagagagagagagagagagagagagagagagagagagagagagagagagagagagagagagatgacgATTTTTGGGTGGATATTCCCTTTAAGGACAtagaattaaaatgaactgaGAAATTTGCTGACTAGAAACTTTTTTCcccaatttttttaatatatatatatatatatatatatatatatatatatatatatacacacacacacattttaactaatctttttaaatataaaaatataaaagttaaatACTTAATTTAATTCGGTGGGGTGTTGCTACAACTAATTAGCAATTCTTAAATTTGAAATTGCCCAATTTGAAttgtttttaaaccattttGACCTAAATATgccaattataaaaaaaattaaattcttaCCATGTTTCCATCTGCTGTAATCTATATGCTGTCTTGAGCATCTTACCTTAAACATTTGATAGCAAAATTATTTTAGGTTGGGTATTCAGTTGCTTACCGTTTAATGTAACCAATCGTGTCTTGAGGATTCACTTGCGCTGTCCTCTCTGTATCATTCAAGAACTTCAGCCTGAGCACCATGTTTCTTTGGGTGTCATTTGGTGCATCTTCGGCCGAAGGCTGTGTGGCACTTGGGGCGCTGGCTGGAGGTTGAGTCGAGGGACCCGCTGATTCTCGATGTCTCAACCCATCACTCCCAATCCCTGCTTCCTCCAGGAGGCCTCCCTCACCTCCTCCAGCCCTACTACCATCCGAGGACTGTCCCACCGCTCCCGCTTCTGTTCCAGGCTCACTCTTATCATTCTCCCTGACACCGCTGGGCGACGAGTCCGTGTTACCCGAGGGGAGCGGCTCCTGGCTGTCAGTCTCTGTGGAGGGGGAGGTCCCTGGGCTGGGTGAGAGGAGGTGTTCAGGGGTTTCAACAGTGTGAGTGGAGGCCCAGGCCAGAACCAGGACAAGCACCAGGAACACCACTCCAAAGAGCAGGGTGACCTCGTCACCCACACCCTCTATCAGAGCCATCCTGGTCTGCTGAGTCCTGGACTAAGGCAACTTCAGACTAGGCACCTACAGCACATGTTCACAATTACTAATCACATTCGTGCAAGTTCATTATTTCTGTCAAATAAAAGATCTGCATTATGCATCATTCAGGGTTCCTACAGTTTTCACTAAATATCCTTTCCAGTTATTGCTGGAttaggctttttttttaaatcccgtATCAATATTTTGAATCACAGAGACTGCACAAGCATATTTCCATTTATATGACCATTTATATATCAATCTTGTGAATTTACAATTATACGTATTATGGGACAAGTACTTTTTGAAGCACAAATAGAACAATTGATGTtcactataaaaaaaatgtaaatgactTTGAAAGATTTGACTCAGTTTATTTAACGCTATGCTAGTTTATCTGGCTATATTTATggtgaaaacattattttatatcaaTAAACTGTTTTCTGACTATTCCAtgaaaacacctttttaaaaTTCCCAAATATTTGCAGGTTTCTCATGATTGTGGGAACCTTGATCATTTTAATAAGATGTGATGAAGACATTTGAACCTTTCTGTTGTCTTGGGATCATTATTCTTTATAGATttatgataaataaactacaaataCAAACTCTGCCACTGTTAATGAAACCAGTCTTtgtaggggggaaaaaaatctaaaaacataaaaacaaacttcCTGTTTAAATTAACCAATTTAAAGAACGTTCCACAGGTGGTCTATACAAGTCAAACCTGACCCTTATTTGAAGAattaaggcccattcacaccaagaatgataactatgaAGTTAACTATATTTGCATCCACACAAACAAACGATAAtggtctgtttattctaagctcacGCTCTGCGGTTTCAAAGTatgtacaacatgtttttgctgttcttgttgcatttacatggCTTTAACCAGCTATGTTTCAAGTGAATCTAGCTAGTGTAATCAATataatctaacagtgaatttagctgacgaagttaatatagtggaataaaaacaatgtctaatatttttcactgcaactttgcaaggaagcaagacaatgttgtcgaAACTAGGGCTGGATACCTGAGGCAATTTTTAGGTTACACTGTTTGCTAGTCTGACATAATGATCTGATTGTTAAAACTTCTCACCAATTATTCCAAGGGTATGActgattgttttccatataGGCCTATCCATTTTCTTTATAGTCCGCATGAACCGGAAGTTACAAACgatttttctccagtgttgtgacatatttccaagtgaaacgaaatattgaatagagggtagagttttactttagcgctcctcctctccatctctcgctcatagtAGACCAACGGTGGCAGAGGAGTGGTTTGcgtgttttcaacccaagccgtcaaactgaagtcatcagagaaggaacgccattccagaccagaagtaacttttcagattttgattaaagattaccgcgacaa
This region includes:
- the tmub1 gene encoding transmembrane and ubiquitin-like domain-containing protein 1; translated protein: MALIEGVGDEVTLLFGVVFLVLVLVLAWASTHTVETPEHLLSPSPGTSPSTETDSQEPLPSGNTDSSPSGVRENDKSEPGTEAGAVGQSSDGSRAGGGEGGLLEEAGIGSDGLRHRESAGPSTQPPASAPSATQPSAEDAPNDTQRNMVLRLKFLNDTERTAQVNPQDTIGYIKRTYFAGQEHQVRLIYQGQLLQDDAQTLASLNLADNSVLHCHISQHATRAMPAGARAADQVHVALNVGSLMVPLFVLMLSVLWYFQIQYRQFFTAPATASLVGITIFFSFVAFGVYRR